One stretch of Clavelina lepadiformis chromosome 6, kaClaLepa1.1, whole genome shotgun sequence DNA includes these proteins:
- the LOC143462431 gene encoding alpha-(1,6)-fucosyltransferase-like, giving the protein MRRTSILVVGVLIWCTALILLFHSQEPNAQERSKEQQLDKAVLAIEELQNQNKLLQKMIQHFTKEKRPDLVESKESSDAALIKMKSKLQACLDMTQNGKTAGQVNKENSPGATKEHEILVRKIKNNLFELWYTFEREMNEIKSRSTAEAENIDGMMARLATQQQAALIDVEDLNALNNEWRSKEAKELQDLVQKRIRYLQNPKDCSKARQLVCNLNKGCGFGCQVHHLAYCFMVAYGTQRTLIIRSKNWRYNSEGWEAVYLPASETCRVATGEAINWNGEQATKDIQTVSLPIVDGIINAPPYLPLGIPEDLAPRLLGLHGNPSVWWVGQFLGYLMRPQPWLQEDLDGVEKQSNFQHPIVGVHVRRTDKVGTEAAFHAIEEYMKHVIAWYDKYDLRMSKEKSGEKATRRVYLASDDTSVLPEARKMYPDYVFLGDTAIADSASLRSRYSKGSLRGVIVDIHFLSKCDYLSCTFSSQVCRVAYELMQTLHPDASAKFHSLDDIYYYGGQTGHEQQAVYGHEARSDTKEINMEVGDVVGIAGNHWDGYSKGIDKRTRKVGLYPSYKVKEIFKLVKYPTYPEANAT; this is encoded by the exons CAAA TGCACAAGAGAGGAGCAAGGAGCAACAGCTAGACAAGGCTGTGCTGGCAATCGAAGAATTGCAGAATCAAAACAAGCTGCTTCAGAAAATGATACAACACTTTAC CAAAGAAAAGAGGCCTGATCTAGTTGAGAGTAAGGAATCGAGTGATGCTGCATTGATCAAGATGAAATCCAAACTCCAAGCTTGCCTTGACATGACACAAAATGGAAAGACTGCAGGACAagtaaataaagaaaacagcCCAGGAG cGACAAAAGAACATGAAATATTGGTgcgcaagataaaaaataatctGTTCGAGCTTTGGTACACTTTTGAACGAgaaatgaatgaaataaaGTCACGTTCTACTGCAGAAGCTGAAAATATTGATGGAATGATGGCAAGATTAGCGACACAGCAACA AGCGGCTTTGATTGACGTGGAAGACCTGAATGCATTAAACAATGAATGGAGATCGAAAGAAGCTAAAGAATTGCAAGATTTAGTGCAAAAGCGTATCCGCTATCTGCAG AACCCCAAAGATTGTAGCAAAGCCCGACAGTTGGTTTGCAATTTAAACAAGGGCTGCGGATTCGGATGTCAGGTTCACCATCTCGCGTACTGTTTCATGGTGGCCTACGGAACGCAACGCACTCTGATCATACGATCCAAAAACTGGCGCTACAACTCCGAAGGATGGGAAGCTGTATATCTTCCTGCCAGCGAAACCTGTCGTGTAGCTACTGGAGAGGCCATTAATTGGAATG GAGAACAAGCGACAAAAGACATCCAGACCGTCTCTCTTCCAATCGTGGATGGCATCATCAATGCACCTCCTTATCTTCCGCTTGGCATCCCGGAAGATCTTGCTCCGAGGTTGCTCGGGCTCCACGGCAACCCGTCGGTCTGGTGGGTGGGACAATTCTTAGGCTACTTGATGCGTCCTCAGCCCTGGCTGCAGGAGGACCTTGATGGTGTGGAGAAGCAATCTAACTTCCAACATCCCATCGTAGG GGTCCATGTACGTCGGACCGACAAAGTGGGAACGGAAGCGGCTTTCCACGCCATAGAAGAGTACATGAAGCATGTAATAGCCTGGTATGATAAGTACGATCTGCGGATGTCGAAGGAAAAATCTGGCGAGAAAGCAACAAGGCGCGTGTATTTGGCTTCTGACGATACATCAGTGTTGCCAGAAGCGAGGAAGAT GTACCCAGATTACGTATTCCTGGGTGACACCGCGATCGCTGACTCGGCAAGTTTGCGAAGTCGTTACTCGAAGGGTAGCTTACGTGGTGTCATTGTCGACATACACTTCTTATCGAAATGCGATTATCTATCGTGCACTTTCTCGTCTCAG GTTTGTCGTGTCGCCTATGAGCTGATGCAGACCTTGCACCCTGACGCATCAGCAAAGTTTCATTCTCTCGACGATATTTATTACTACGGCGGGCAAACAGGACATGAACAGCAGGCCGTTTACGGACACGAGGCCCGGTCCGATACCAAAGAAATAAACATGGAGGTCGGCGACGTGGTAGGTATTGCCGGAAATCACTGGGACGGTTATTCAAAAGGGATCGATAAACGGACTCGAAAAGTCGGTTTATATCCATCGTATAAAGTAAAGGAGATCTTTAAACTGGTTAAGTATCCAACCTATCCGGAAGCAAACGCAACGTAG
- the LOC143462530 gene encoding protein transport protein Sec23A-like, translating to MATYQEYILQNEERDGIRFSWNVWPSSRLEATRMVVPLSCLFTPLKERVDLPPIQYEPITCTRPTCRAILNPLCQVDYRSKIWNCNFCYQRNPFPASYAAISETHQPAELIPQFTTLEYQMHGPAPVGPVFLFVLDTCMEEEDLQAMKESLQMSLSLLPNNALIGLITYGRMVQVHELGTEGITKSYVFRGTKDLAAKQIQEMLGLNKLPNTPQNQPGQPQAAPQNLPANRFLQPLHKCDMFVTDLLGELQRDPWPVSQGKRAVRSVGAALSIAVGLLECTFPNVASRVMLFMGGPCTQGPGMIIDESLEHTIRSWYDIEKDNNKYTKKAVKHYEALATRAANTGHVIDIFACALDQTGLHEMRCCTTMTGGLMVMGDSFNTSLFKQTFQKVFSKDSKGEFNMAFNAVMEIKTSREVKVNGIIGPCVSMNAKNASVSENEIGIGGTTQWKASGVDPSTAFAVYLEVVNQHNAPIPQGGRGTVQFITRYIHSSGQRRIRVTTVARNWADPSTGLAHITAGFDQEAAAVLMARLAIYRSQNDDGPDILRWLDRMLIRLCQKFGDFQKDASETFRFMENFSLYPQFMFHLRRSSFLQVFGHSPDETAYYRYQFDKQDLTNSLIMIQPVLYSYSFNGPPEPVLLDSASIQADKILLLDSFFQVLIYHGETIDQWKKAGYHDKPEYENFRQLLQAPVDDAQDILATRFPIPRYIETQHGGSQARFLLHKVNPSQTHNNTMWGGQPDGSAPVLTDDVSLQVFMDHLKKLAVSSST from the exons ATGGCAACATATCAGGAATATATTCTTCAAAATGAGGAAAGAGATGGGATTCGATTTAGTTGGAATGTTTGGCCGTCTTCACGCTTGGAAGCTACCAGGATGGTGGTTCCCCTTTCCTGCTTATTTACACCTCTTAAAGAAAGGGTCGACTTACCTCCTATCCAATATGAACCTATTACTTGTACTCGACCGACTTGCAGAGCGATTCTGAACCCTCTTTG CCAAGTTGATTACCGAAGTAAGATCTGGAATTGCAACTTCTGCTATCAGAGAAATCCT TTTCCTGCGAGTTATGCAGCGATTTCAGAGACACACCAACCGGCAGAACTAATTCCACAATTTACTACGCTTGAATATCAGATGCATGGTCCTGCACCAGTTGGCCCTGTTTTCCTCTTCGTTCTTGACACTTGTATGGAAGAGGAAGACCTTCAG GCCATGAAGGAATCCCTGCAGATGTCTTTAAGCTTACTGCCCAACAACGCGCTGATCGGTCTCATCACCTATGGAAGGATGGTGCAAGTGCATGAGTTGGGAACAGAAGGAATCACAAAAAGTTATGTATTCAGGGGCACTAAAGATCTCGCAGCAAAACAAATACAG GAAATGCTCGGCTTAAACAAACTACCAAATACTCCACAAAATCAACCAGGTCAACCACAGGCCGCACCCCAAAATTTACCGGCAAACAG ATTTCTGCAACCTCTGCACAAATGCGACATGTTTGTTACTGATCTTCTTGGTGAGCTGCAACGTGACCCATGGCCTGTCAGTCAAGGAAAACGTGCTGTTCGATCTGTTGGTGCTGCTTTGTCCATAGCTGTTGGACTTCTAGag TGCACTTTTCCTAACGTTGCGTCTCGTGTAATGCTTTTTATGGGTGGTCCATGTACCCAAGGTCCAGGCATGATCATTGATGAGAGCCTAGAGCATACTATTCGTTCCTGGTATGACATTGAAAAAGATAACAACAAGTACACTAAGAAGGCCGTGAAG CATTATGAAGCACTGGCAACTCGAGCTGCAAACACAGGTCACGTGATTGACATATTTGCTTGTGCACTTGATCAAACTGGCCTCCATGAAATGAGATGCTGTACAACTATGACCGG TGGCTTGATGGTGATGGGAGATTCTTTCAACACTTCCctgtttaaacaaacattccagaaagtattttcaaaagaCAGCAAAGGAGAATTTAACATGGCTTTCAATGCTGTTATGGAGATAAAG ACGTCAAGGGAGGTGAAAGTAAATGGTATTATTGGTCCTTGTGTTTCCATGAATGCCAAAAATGCCTCGGTATCTGAAAACGAAATTGGGATAGGTGGTACTACCCAGTGGAAAGCAAGTGGTGTAGATCCCAGCACAGCATTTGCAGTGTATTTGGAAGTGGTGAATCAG CATAATGCTCCAATACCTCAAGGTGGTCGTGGGACCGTGCAATTCATCACACGCTACATACACTCCAGTGGCCAGAGACGGATAAGAGTTACAACTGTAGCTAGAAA CTGGGCCGATCCTAGCACAGGCTTAGCTCATATCACTGCCGGTTTTGATCAGGAGGCAGCTGCAGTGTTGATGGCACGACTTGCAATCTACCGATCACAAAACGATGATGGTCCTGATATTTTAAGGTGGCTGGATAGAATGCTTATTAGGCTG TGTCAGAAATTTGGAGACTTCCAGAAAGATGCTTCTGAGACCTTTAGATTTATGGAAAATTTCTCACTATATCCGCAA TTTATGTTTCATCTGCGTCGATCTAGTTTCTTACAAGTATTCGGCCACAGTCCGGATGAAACTGCCTACTACCGCTATCAGTTTGACAAACAGGATCTCACTAATTCCTTGATTATGATCCAACCCGTCTTGTATAGTTACTCGTTCAACGGCCCACCCGAG CCTGTCCTCCTGGACAGCGCCAGTATACAAGCGGACAAGATATTACTCCTTGACTCCTTTTTCCAAGTCCTTATCTACCACGGAGAG ACTATAGATCAATGGAAGAAGGCTGGATATCACGATAAGCCAGAATACGAAAACTTCAGACAGCTTTTGCAAGCGCCAGTGGATGATGCCCAGGATATTTTGGCAACAAGATTTCCAATTCCAAG GTATATCGAAACCCAACACGGCGGCTCCCAAGCGCGTTTTCTTCTCCATAAAGTCAACCCGTCGCAAACTCACAACAACACTATGTGGGGTGGTCAACCC GATGGTTCAGCGCCTGTGCTTACCGACGACGTCAGCTTGCAAGTTTTCATGGATCATTTGAAAAAGTTAGCGGTGTCGAGCTCTACGTAG